A stretch of the Musa acuminata AAA Group cultivar baxijiao chromosome BXJ2-7, Cavendish_Baxijiao_AAA, whole genome shotgun sequence genome encodes the following:
- the LOC135617061 gene encoding transcription initiation factor IIB-like, with protein MGDAYCPDCKRGTEVVLDHSAGDTVCSECGLVLESHSVDETSEWRTFANESGDNDPVRVGGPTNPLLADGGLSTVISKPNGAQGDFLSSSLGRWQNRGSNPDRSLILAFKTIATMADRLGLVATIKDRANEIYKKVEDLKSVRGRNQDAILAACLYIACRQEDKPRTVKEICSVANGATKKEIGRAKEFIVKQLEVEMGQSMEMGTIHAGDFLRRFCSHLGMTNQAVKAAQEAVQKSEELDIRRSPISIAAAVIYMITQLSDDKKPLKDISLATGVAEGTIKNSYKDLYPYASRIIPTFFAKEEDLKNLCSP; from the exons ATGGGGGACGCGTACTGCCCGGACTGCAAGCGGGGGACGGAGGTGGTGCTCGACCACTCGGCGGGGGACACGGTGTGCTCCGAGTGCGGGCTGGTGCTGGAGTCGCACTCCGTCGACGAGACCTCCGAGTGGCGGACCTTCGCTAACGAGTCCGGAGACAATGACCCTGTCCGAGTCGGCGGGCCCACCAACCCCCTCCTTGCCGACGGCGGCctctccaccgtcatctccaagcCCAACGGCGCCCAGGGCGACTTCCTATCCTCCTCCCTTGGCCGATGGCAGAACCGTGGATCCAACCCCGACCGATCCCTCATCCTCGCCTTCAAGACCATCGCCACCATGGCCGACAG GTTGGGTCTTGTTGCGACTATCAAG GATCGAGCCAATGAGATATATAAGAAAGTTGAAGATCTGAAGTCTGTTAGAGGGCGAAATCAAGATGCAATTTTGGCTGCATGTCTATACATTGCTTGTCGGCAGGAGGACAAGCCTCGTACTGTAAAAG AGATTTGTTCTGTTGCCAATGGTGCTACAAAGAAGGAAATAGGTCGGGCCAAAGAGTTCATTGTCAAACAGCTTGAAGTTGAGATGGGGCAATCTATGGAGATGGGTACAATTCATGCAGGAGATTTCTTG AGGCGGTTCTGTTCACATCTTGGCATGACTAACCAAGCAGTTAAAGCGGCTCAAGAAGCAGTTCAAAAGTCAGAGGAACTTGATATTCG GAGGAGTCCCATCTCAATTGCAGCAGCTGTTATTTACATGATAACCCAGTTGTCTGATGACAAGAAGCCCCTCAAAG ATATATCCCTTGCAACTGGTGTGGCAGAAGGCACCATAAAGAACTCCTATAAAGATCTTTATCCTTATGCTTCGAGGATCATTCCTACCTTTTTCGCCAAGGAGGAGGATCTAAAGAACCTTTGCAGTCCGTAA